The Nitrososphaerales archaeon genome includes a window with the following:
- a CDS encoding beta-lactamase family protein yields MRRALGVIALVLTLTAAQLPLNLALPAQASSIPVTGPPAPGLGAFDTFMTNLMAQWGVPGGALAVVKDDRLVLAHGYGMADVEANQLVQPDSPFRIASVSKPITAAAIYLLVQQGKLSLSDKAFSILNDLQPPAGSTEDPRIQNITVQDLLWHAGGWNRDTTFDPMFQPTTWNAADATGTPRPASCSTVIRYMLGEPLQFTPGTYYDYSNFGYCVLGRIIEKISGVSYEQFVQQNVLAPFGITDMKIGHTQLSQRAPREVKYYDPVDGNATSVFPGAGSVPWPYGGFCIEAMDAHGGWIASPIDLMRFVVGLDGQGSTTLLNATTMQTMLSRPTIPYWAGSAYWDAGAWNVRPAGPDANWWHLGLLPGTNTEVVRDNKGIGVDFAVFFNGSVANETNFETAMDSGLQNVVANVANWPNQDLFGLYGSSMTTTSSTTTMSNTTSTASSVTSTLGSSITSTTSSTTTVSATSNTAQISTSSFSTSSSTTTSSPTQGGGEGIPEFPFQVAATTLFTLLLLASYLLARRYALLGQFRRR; encoded by the coding sequence TTGCGCCGTGCGCTGGGAGTCATCGCACTGGTTCTGACGCTGACCGCGGCTCAACTTCCGTTGAACCTCGCCCTGCCGGCTCAAGCAAGCTCGATTCCAGTCACAGGCCCTCCAGCTCCAGGGCTCGGGGCCTTCGATACGTTCATGACCAACCTGATGGCACAATGGGGCGTCCCCGGGGGCGCGCTCGCCGTGGTCAAGGATGACAGGCTTGTCCTCGCCCACGGTTATGGCATGGCAGACGTCGAGGCCAACCAGCTGGTGCAGCCAGATTCGCCCTTCAGAATCGCGAGCGTATCCAAGCCCATCACCGCCGCGGCTATCTACCTCTTGGTCCAGCAGGGGAAACTGAGCCTCAGCGACAAGGCCTTCTCTATTCTGAACGACCTTCAGCCGCCGGCTGGCTCCACGGAAGACCCACGCATCCAGAACATAACCGTCCAAGACCTCCTGTGGCACGCAGGCGGATGGAACAGGGACACGACCTTCGACCCAATGTTCCAGCCCACCACGTGGAACGCGGCCGACGCCACGGGGACCCCGAGGCCGGCGAGCTGTAGTACAGTCATCCGCTACATGCTGGGGGAGCCGCTTCAATTCACACCCGGAACATACTATGACTATTCGAACTTCGGCTACTGCGTCCTCGGCAGGATTATAGAGAAGATTAGCGGCGTGTCGTATGAGCAGTTCGTACAACAGAACGTTCTGGCTCCATTCGGAATCACCGACATGAAGATTGGACACACCCAGCTCAGCCAGCGGGCCCCAAGAGAGGTGAAGTACTACGACCCCGTCGATGGCAACGCTACGTCCGTGTTCCCTGGCGCCGGCAGTGTCCCGTGGCCATACGGCGGCTTCTGCATCGAAGCGATGGACGCCCACGGCGGGTGGATCGCCTCCCCCATCGACCTGATGCGCTTCGTCGTCGGCCTTGACGGTCAAGGTTCGACCACGCTCCTGAACGCGACCACAATGCAGACGATGTTATCCCGCCCAACCATTCCGTACTGGGCGGGTTCGGCTTACTGGGATGCCGGGGCGTGGAACGTCCGTCCGGCTGGCCCCGATGCGAACTGGTGGCACTTGGGCCTGTTGCCAGGCACAAACACCGAGGTTGTCAGGGACAACAAAGGAATTGGGGTGGACTTCGCGGTGTTCTTCAACGGGTCAGTCGCAAACGAAACAAACTTCGAGACCGCAATGGACAGCGGGCTGCAGAATGTAGTTGCGAACGTCGCCAATTGGCCAAACCAGGACCTCTTCGGGCTGTACGGGTCATCCATGACCACTACTTCATCCACAACGACGATGTCTAACACGACGTCCACCGCGAGCAGCGTCACTTCCACATTGGGTTCCTCTATAACTTCGACGACCAGCTCAACTACGACCGTCTCGGCCACGTCCAACACCGCTCAAATCTCCACATCGTCCTTCAGCACTTCGTCCAGCACAACCACATCAAGCCCTACTCAAGGTGGGGGCGAGGGGATTCCCGAATTCCCATTCCAGGTCGCGGCCACGACTCTCTTCACCCTCCTCCTGCTCGCATCCTATCTGCTGGCAAGGCGGTATGCTTTGCTCGGCCAGTTTAGGAGACGATAA
- a CDS encoding DNA/RNA nuclease SfsA, with protein sequence MTPVYRFPFPLREGVVFSRPNRFIMMVDAEGETLRCHCPTTGRLGDLSLAGLPCLYSSSQSAGRKMAHTVEAIATTAEAGSWVGINQTAANRYFEFFLRNGALSRMARGEVRREVRLGRSRIDFLVGRTYIEVKTPLIVLPAGESLQRVRTSRFDSFDRLIRHMGELRRALARGNKAVIAQCYLYDAKPFVPPASNRTNRRILAAARRAERAGVERWQVNLGLDKNGVSLIRYFRSRPYA encoded by the coding sequence TTGACTCCGGTCTACAGATTCCCATTTCCCCTGAGGGAGGGCGTCGTCTTTTCGCGGCCGAACCGATTCATCATGATGGTCGACGCCGAGGGCGAGACCCTCCGGTGCCACTGCCCCACGACCGGAAGGCTGGGCGACCTGAGCCTGGCCGGGCTCCCCTGCCTCTACTCCTCCTCGCAGAGCGCCGGCAGAAAGATGGCCCACACGGTCGAGGCGATAGCCACCACAGCCGAAGCCGGGTCCTGGGTCGGCATCAACCAGACCGCTGCCAACAGGTACTTCGAGTTCTTCCTGAGGAACGGGGCGCTCTCGCGCATGGCGAGGGGGGAGGTGCGGAGGGAGGTTAGGCTGGGCAGATCAAGGATAGACTTCCTCGTGGGCCGAACCTACATCGAGGTGAAGACGCCCCTGATAGTCCTCCCGGCGGGCGAGAGCCTCCAGAGGGTCAGGACGAGCAGATTCGACTCCTTCGACAGGCTCATCAGGCACATGGGGGAGCTGAGAAGGGCCCTGGCGAGGGGCAACAAGGCGGTCATAGCGCAGTGCTACCTGTACGACGCGAAGCCGTTCGTGCCTCCAGCGTCGAACAGAACCAATCGGAGAATCCTCGCGGCAGCGCGAAGGGCGGAGAGGGCGGGGGTGGAAAGGTGGCAGGTCAACCTGGGGCTGGACAAGAACGGGGTGTCACTGATACGCTACTTCAGGAGCAGGCCGTACGCATGA